Proteins encoded together in one Candidatus Neomarinimicrobiota bacterium window:
- a CDS encoding PAS domain-containing protein, with amino-acid sequence MYNPDFSADSFQIIINFLPIFGAGYLLFGLISDRNRDVRGGFFFSLLMIASAVYTFGYYFEVHSSDVDTAFMFVSIEYIGLAFLGTLWVLFIMEYTGRFMKHRRYIATFMILFSLITLFVVNSNPAHELYYKNLGLIKLEHLSLLTFGRGPWYWIFLSYTNICFLIGTILLFYAWYSCNEKVRKRFSLLFIGSLFPWIALIINLTSHNNLKIDFGPFGILAAALIFIYNVYAYKLFELLPAATKTVFESMQDGVVILNRENLITDCNQAAVRLLGKAHTQKGSDAASLFNQEMFQKILNFHHNDEKIIIPYKQNGKEIILEIRASKILDYMGENNGTLLILRDITTQMADEEEIRNLLAEKEILLREVHHRIKNNMNTIAGFLTLQARSMADKGAVAVLQEAKNKVSGMMMIYDKLMHTNDFTNISSADYLNQLIDYIISSYDNESKIQIIRQLDDEILDSKIMFQLGIILNELLTNSYKYAFSDRTSGQIDIIFRVANESLTLIYRDNGNVLPEEAMEKTIPGLGLKLISLLVRQLKGTLDIDRKEGTEFKIEIPKNT; translated from the coding sequence ATGTACAATCCGGACTTCAGTGCAGATTCATTTCAAATCATCATCAATTTCCTGCCTATCTTTGGTGCCGGGTATCTGTTATTTGGGCTTATCAGTGACCGGAACAGGGATGTTCGGGGCGGGTTTTTCTTTTCATTACTCATGATTGCATCGGCTGTTTATACATTCGGTTACTATTTTGAAGTACACAGCTCCGATGTAGATACAGCTTTTATGTTCGTGTCCATTGAGTATATCGGCTTAGCCTTTCTGGGGACCTTGTGGGTGCTTTTTATCATGGAATACACGGGACGTTTTATGAAACACCGCCGGTATATTGCAACATTCATGATATTGTTCTCGCTAATAACTCTCTTCGTTGTCAATTCCAACCCGGCCCATGAGCTTTATTACAAAAATCTGGGGCTCATTAAACTGGAACATCTGTCCCTTTTGACCTTTGGCAGAGGGCCCTGGTATTGGATTTTCTTATCTTATACAAATATTTGCTTTCTCATCGGCACCATACTCCTTTTCTATGCCTGGTATTCATGCAATGAGAAAGTCCGGAAACGGTTTTCCCTTCTTTTTATTGGTTCATTGTTTCCGTGGATAGCTCTCATCATTAATCTGACATCCCATAATAATCTGAAAATTGATTTTGGTCCATTCGGAATCCTGGCAGCCGCGCTGATATTTATCTATAACGTCTATGCTTATAAACTTTTCGAGCTCCTTCCGGCGGCTACAAAAACTGTTTTTGAATCCATGCAGGACGGGGTTGTGATCCTAAACCGGGAAAATCTTATCACAGACTGTAATCAGGCGGCTGTTCGCCTTTTGGGAAAGGCGCACACACAGAAGGGGTCTGATGCAGCATCTCTCTTTAACCAGGAAATGTTTCAAAAAATCCTTAATTTTCATCATAATGATGAAAAGATTATAATTCCTTACAAACAAAACGGGAAAGAAATCATTTTGGAAATTCGCGCCTCTAAAATACTGGATTATATGGGGGAAAATAACGGGACACTTCTGATCCTCAGGGATATTACGACCCAAATGGCCGATGAAGAGGAAATCCGCAATCTGCTGGCTGAAAAAGAAATTCTCCTCCGGGAAGTCCATCACCGCATTAAAAACAACATGAATACCATCGCAGGCTTTTTAACCCTCCAGGCCCGGAGCATGGCAGACAAAGGAGCGGTTGCGGTTCTGCAGGAAGCTAAAAATAAAGTTTCAGGTATGATGATGATCTACGACAAACTCATGCATACCAACGATTTTACCAATATTTCTTCGGCTGATTATCTGAACCAACTGATTGACTATATTATCTCATCCTATGATAATGAATCGAAAATACAAATTATCAGACAGCTTGATGATGAAATCCTGGATTCAAAAATCATGTTTCAGCTTGGCATTATTCTGAATGAACTGTTAACGAACTCCTACAAGTATGCCTTTTCCGACAGAACAAGCGGCCAGATTGATATCATCTTCAGGGTTGCAAATGAGTCTCTTACACTCATCTACAGGGATAACGGAAATGTCCTTCCTGAAGAAGCCATGGAAAAAACAATACCCGGACTCGGGTTAAAACTGATATCCCTCCTGGTCCGCCAGTTGAAAGGAACGCTGGATATCGACCGTAAAGAAGGAACGGAATTTAAAATTGAAATCCCAAAAAACACATAA
- a CDS encoding PAS domain S-box protein — protein sequence MIKKNLTILIVEDEHLIALDTAMLLEDHGYKTRIADCGESALEIVNNHADIDLILMDIDLGPGMDGPETAKIILKKHSIPIVFLTSHSEEEMVEKVRTITRYGYVIKNSGDFVLLSSIEMAFELHDAHIKLQKQLCALEESERKHEIFINSIDDFAYLKDESFRYILINDANARFFNRRKREILGKTDFDLLPRQHAEKYRRSDELAIRENKIIISKEEIDGKIYETRNFPVPLARNKMGVGAYIRDITEQTRIENQLKESEEKFRSLAEASPFAIMIYQDNYWVYTNPAGEQISGFSAEELYRQKFWEIVHPDYKSLVKDRGLKRQSGQETTNSYELIIKKKNGSDCWVYLNGRSITYQGKPAGLISIADITDRKTAEEKLKLSEKTYKDIINSISEAVFIQDPEGIILFMNDTVEEMYGYSKKEILGKTHHFLAAPGKNDLKTIDQQIKNAYNGNRERLIFRARKKDGTIFPKEISLSPGTYFGKKVVIAVAWDITERLKQETILKESKSRYKALFNDNNSVMILLDPETGNITNANRAAVAYYGWPIEKLRGMNISEINTLPFEKIKAAMTEAQTGGKKQFVFKHRLANGKIRDVEVYSGPIDIGGKHLLYSIVHDITARKKAQEALREREEYLSITLHSIGDAVIATDIEGNITQMNPVAENLTGWRFDEAKGHPLHTVFHIINVHTRQKVMDPVAIVLKTGKLAGLANHTVLIAKDGKEYHISDSAAPIVDKNGQIRGVILVFSNVTEKYKIREKIRESERMLNTLIGNLPGMVYRCKNKPGWPMEFVSPGSIKLTGYPPEDFYVRSTLYNEIIHPDDRQMVWDDIQKCVREKKHFSIQYRIHDINQKEKWVHEQGQGVFSENGEIIALEGFIRDITSRKKAYIEIENLLKEKEILLREIHHRTKNNMNTLANLLSLQEKQLDDEIAASALRNAQNRIKTMVSIYDKLFKSDNFREISTRFYLDDLIQKVSVSFNEPGKVKIQKHIQDLTLDPNTLFTIGLIINELLTNSYKYAFPEGRQGQITLEFLQKDSNTLALHYSDNGVGFTQKPLQDQTGGFGLKLIYLLTDQLKGSITLHGQGGTQCIITFPMK from the coding sequence ATGATTAAAAAAAATCTGACAATCCTCATTGTCGAAGACGAACATCTGATTGCTTTGGATACAGCCATGCTCCTTGAAGATCACGGGTATAAAACACGGATCGCTGATTGTGGCGAATCAGCCCTGGAAATCGTGAACAATCATGCGGATATTGATCTGATTTTAATGGATATTGACCTGGGACCGGGCATGGACGGACCGGAAACCGCAAAAATCATTCTTAAAAAGCACAGCATACCCATTGTGTTTCTGACATCACATTCTGAAGAAGAAATGGTTGAAAAGGTCCGCACTATCACCCGGTATGGTTATGTAATAAAAAACTCCGGTGATTTTGTCCTTCTCTCATCCATTGAGATGGCGTTTGAGCTTCATGATGCCCATATAAAACTCCAAAAACAGCTCTGTGCCCTGGAAGAGAGTGAACGCAAACACGAAATCTTTATCAATTCTATTGATGATTTTGCATATCTGAAAGATGAATCATTCCGTTACATACTGATCAATGATGCCAATGCCCGATTTTTTAACAGAAGAAAGCGGGAGATTCTGGGTAAAACCGATTTTGATCTGTTACCCCGCCAACATGCCGAAAAGTACCGCAGGTCAGACGAATTGGCCATCCGGGAAAATAAAATCATCATCTCAAAGGAGGAGATTGACGGGAAAATCTATGAAACCCGAAATTTCCCGGTTCCTCTTGCCCGGAATAAAATGGGGGTTGGCGCTTATATACGGGATATTACAGAGCAGACTCGTATTGAAAACCAATTAAAGGAAAGCGAAGAAAAATTTCGTTCACTCGCTGAAGCCTCACCTTTTGCCATCATGATCTACCAGGATAACTATTGGGTTTATACCAACCCTGCCGGCGAACAAATCTCCGGATTCAGTGCAGAAGAACTCTATCGGCAAAAATTCTGGGAGATTGTTCATCCTGATTATAAGTCTTTGGTAAAAGATCGGGGATTGAAAAGGCAATCCGGCCAGGAAACCACGAATTCCTATGAACTCATCATTAAGAAAAAAAACGGATCAGATTGCTGGGTGTATCTGAACGGACGGTCAATAACTTATCAGGGAAAACCGGCGGGGCTGATATCCATTGCAGACATCACAGACCGTAAAACTGCCGAAGAAAAACTGAAACTTTCGGAAAAAACGTACAAAGATATAATCAACAGCATTTCTGAAGCTGTTTTTATACAAGATCCGGAGGGAATCATTCTGTTTATGAATGACACGGTCGAAGAAATGTACGGGTACAGCAAGAAAGAAATCCTTGGTAAAACCCACCATTTTCTGGCAGCTCCAGGCAAAAATGATTTAAAGACTATTGATCAACAGATTAAAAATGCATACAACGGAAATCGGGAACGGCTGATATTCCGGGCCCGTAAAAAGGACGGCACGATTTTTCCCAAAGAAATCAGTCTTTCACCGGGCACCTATTTTGGTAAAAAAGTTGTGATTGCAGTGGCCTGGGATATTACTGAACGCTTGAAACAGGAAACCATCCTGAAAGAAAGCAAATCCAGATATAAAGCCCTTTTCAACGATAATAATTCTGTCATGATCCTTTTAGACCCTGAAACAGGCAACATCACAAACGCGAACCGGGCGGCAGTTGCTTATTATGGCTGGCCAATTGAAAAACTTCGTGGAATGAATATATCTGAAATCAACACCCTCCCATTTGAAAAAATCAAAGCAGCAATGACAGAAGCACAGACTGGAGGGAAAAAGCAATTCGTTTTTAAACACCGGCTTGCCAACGGAAAAATCCGGGATGTGGAGGTATACAGCGGTCCCATCGACATCGGCGGAAAACATCTTCTCTATTCCATTGTCCATGATATCACCGCGCGGAAAAAAGCCCAAGAAGCCCTTCGCGAAAGAGAAGAATATCTGTCCATCACCCTTCACTCCATCGGAGATGCCGTGATTGCTACAGATATTGAAGGCAACATCACACAGATGAACCCCGTGGCGGAAAATCTGACGGGCTGGCGCTTTGATGAAGCAAAAGGACACCCGTTGCACACGGTTTTTCACATCATCAATGTGCATACACGCCAGAAGGTTATGGATCCTGTTGCCATCGTCCTGAAAACAGGCAAACTTGCCGGACTGGCGAATCATACCGTGCTGATTGCCAAAGACGGAAAAGAATATCACATATCGGACAGTGCGGCCCCCATCGTGGATAAAAACGGTCAAATCCGCGGTGTGATTCTCGTCTTCTCCAATGTGACGGAAAAATATAAGATCCGGGAAAAAATCCGGGAAAGCGAGCGAATGCTCAACACACTTATCGGCAATCTGCCCGGTATGGTTTACCGGTGTAAAAACAAACCGGGCTGGCCGATGGAATTTGTCAGTCCCGGTTCCATCAAACTCACCGGTTACCCCCCTGAAGATTTTTATGTAAGGTCAACACTGTATAACGAAATCATCCATCCCGATGACCGACAAATGGTATGGGATGATATTCAAAAATGTGTCCGTGAGAAGAAACACTTCAGCATCCAATATCGGATTCATGATATAAATCAGAAGGAAAAATGGGTTCATGAACAGGGGCAGGGTGTTTTTTCAGAAAATGGGGAAATTATTGCTCTGGAAGGATTTATCCGCGATATCACATCGAGAAAAAAAGCGTACATAGAAATAGAAAACCTTTTGAAGGAGAAGGAAATCCTTCTTCGGGAAATCCATCACAGAACAAAGAACAACATGAACACCCTGGCAAACCTCTTATCCCTGCAGGAAAAACAACTGGATGACGAAATAGCCGCTTCCGCCCTCAGGAATGCCCAAAACCGGATTAAAACCATGGTTTCTATTTACGACAAACTCTTTAAATCTGACAACTTCCGGGAAATTTCCACGCGCTTTTACCTGGATGATTTAATTCAAAAAGTAAGTGTTTCATTCAACGAACCCGGGAAAGTTAAAATACAAAAACACATTCAGGACCTGACATTAGATCCCAATACGCTGTTTACTATCGGGCTGATCATCAATGAACTCCTGACCAATTCTTATAAATACGCATTCCCCGAAGGCCGTCAGGGCCAAATAACCCTTGAGTTCTTACAAAAGGATTCCAACACCCTGGCCCTGCATTATTCCGACAATGGCGTTGGTTTTACCCAAAAACCCCTTCAGGATCAAACTGGTGGCTTTGGTTTAAAATTGATTTATTTGCTCACAGACCAGTTAAAAGGTTCAATCACACTGCACGGGCAGGGAGGTACGCAGTGTATCATTACTTTTCCAATGAAATAA
- a CDS encoding amino acid permease produces the protein MTEHTSSDLNKGLKLVHVFTIATGAMISSGLFILPGLAHSVAGPAVIWSYVMAGLLAGIGALSMAELSSAMPKAGSDYFFVMRGFGPGVGSVAGLLSWFSLTLKSSFAIVGMTTFFRLIIDLNGLLIGAGFVILFVILNTLGVKQAARAQTWLVAGLLILLVIYIIVGFPKIIISNLIPIARKGIAPVFSATGLVFVSYGGLLKVASMAEEVRDPGNTMPRGILLSLSTVILIYALTITVTSGILDPEKLDNSLIPISLGGKQLLGQTGFIAMSIGAILAFVSTANAGLMSASRYLLAMSRDNLLPEQLSRINKRFQTPHVAVLVTGLFMVLSLFLDLKILVEAASTVLMLTYILACLGVIILRESALHNYRPLYKSPLYPWLQVVGITGLIFVLYEVGSDAYLISAILIFIAFTYYWFFARKVVNKESALLHLVSRITNKQLVTGSLEEELKQIIRERDDISMDRFDQLVEKAPILDLQAAVTRDELFRLSAKILSGRLNIDEKKLTELLKKREEESSTLLTPFLAVPHVIVEGTNRFELLIVRAKEGIKFSEDYPGVKNLFIIAGTRDQRSFHLRALAAIAQIVQKKDFEKRWHKATNEQGLRDIILLSSRDRFNQNA, from the coding sequence ATGACTGAGCATACCTCTTCCGATCTGAACAAAGGGCTAAAACTTGTCCATGTCTTTACCATTGCCACAGGAGCCATGATCAGCTCAGGGCTGTTCATTCTTCCGGGGCTGGCTCATTCGGTTGCAGGGCCAGCCGTGATATGGTCTTATGTGATGGCCGGTTTGCTGGCAGGGATCGGTGCCCTTAGCATGGCGGAACTTTCCTCGGCCATGCCCAAGGCGGGAAGCGATTATTTTTTTGTAATGCGGGGATTTGGCCCGGGTGTGGGCTCTGTTGCCGGCCTGCTGAGCTGGTTTTCCCTTACCCTGAAAAGTTCCTTTGCCATTGTAGGTATGACTACCTTTTTCCGGCTCATCATCGATTTAAACGGTCTGTTGATTGGGGCAGGATTTGTTATATTATTCGTCATCTTGAATACCCTGGGGGTCAAACAGGCGGCCCGGGCGCAGACATGGCTCGTGGCCGGACTTCTTATTTTGCTGGTGATCTATATCATCGTCGGTTTTCCAAAAATTATTATATCCAATCTGATACCCATTGCCCGGAAAGGAATTGCACCGGTCTTCTCTGCAACGGGACTGGTTTTTGTCTCCTATGGGGGATTGCTCAAGGTCGCCAGTATGGCCGAGGAAGTCCGGGATCCGGGTAATACCATGCCCCGGGGAATTCTGCTCTCCCTGTCGACCGTCATTCTCATCTATGCCCTGACAATCACCGTCACCAGCGGGATATTAGACCCGGAAAAACTGGACAATTCGCTGATCCCCATTTCACTGGGGGGTAAACAACTTTTAGGCCAAACAGGTTTTATTGCCATGAGTATCGGGGCTATTCTTGCCTTTGTATCGACGGCCAATGCAGGACTCATGTCCGCATCGCGCTACCTGCTTGCCATGAGCCGCGACAATCTGCTGCCCGAACAACTCTCCAGAATTAACAAACGGTTTCAAACACCCCACGTCGCTGTTCTGGTAACCGGCCTTTTCATGGTCCTCAGCCTTTTTCTGGACCTGAAAATCCTGGTGGAGGCAGCATCCACGGTTTTAATGCTGACTTACATCCTTGCCTGCCTTGGCGTAATTATCTTGAGGGAAAGCGCTCTTCACAATTATCGGCCCCTGTACAAATCACCTCTCTATCCCTGGCTTCAGGTTGTGGGTATTACCGGCCTGATATTCGTCTTGTACGAAGTGGGATCCGATGCTTATCTGATTAGTGCCATCCTGATTTTTATCGCCTTTACTTATTACTGGTTTTTTGCCCGGAAAGTGGTTAATAAAGAATCCGCCCTCCTTCATCTTGTCTCACGTATCACAAACAAGCAACTGGTTACCGGCTCTCTGGAAGAAGAACTGAAACAAATTATCCGGGAAAGGGACGATATCAGTATGGACCGTTTTGATCAGCTGGTGGAAAAAGCTCCCATACTGGACCTGCAAGCAGCAGTTACACGGGATGAATTATTCCGGCTTAGTGCGAAAATACTCTCAGGGCGCCTGAATATTGATGAAAAGAAACTGACAGAACTCCTTAAAAAACGAGAGGAAGAAAGCAGCACTCTTTTAACGCCTTTTCTTGCTGTTCCTCATGTCATTGTAGAGGGAACGAACCGTTTTGAATTACTCATCGTCAGGGCAAAAGAGGGGATTAAATTCTCAGAGGATTACCCTGGAGTAAAAAATCTCTTTATCATTGCGGGAACCCGGGACCAGCGGAGTTTCCATTTAAGAGCCCTGGCTGCCATTGCCCAAATCGTGCAGAAAAAAGATTTTGAAAAACGCTGGCATAAAGCCACTAACGAACAGGGTTTACGCGATATAATCCTTCTTTCTTCACGAGACCGCTTCAATCAAAATGCCTGA
- a CDS encoding RNA-binding protein has translation MNIYVGNLPWTTSEEELKTLFEGYGSVESARIITDRESGRSKGFGFVEMSDDAEARKAMEELNGKELSGRALRVNEARPRREENRRF, from the coding sequence ATGAATATCTATGTAGGAAACCTGCCCTGGACGACGTCGGAAGAAGAACTGAAAACATTGTTCGAGGGTTATGGTAGCGTGGAATCGGCCCGCATCATTACTGATCGTGAATCCGGCCGTTCCAAGGGATTCGGTTTTGTCGAAATGAGCGATGATGCAGAAGCACGGAAAGCAATGGAAGAACTCAACGGAAAAGAGCTCTCCGGCCGCGCTTTGCGTGTCAATGAGGCACGTCCCCGTCGCGAAGAAAACCGTCGCTTCTGA
- a CDS encoding RNA-binding protein yields MNIYVGNLAWGINEETLKNLFGEYGTVDTARVITDRNSGRSKGFGFVEMSNESKAQEAIEALNGKELEGRALRVNEARPASDNDSRRRRY; encoded by the coding sequence ATGAATATCTATGTAGGAAACCTGGCCTGGGGCATCAATGAAGAAACTCTGAAGAACCTTTTTGGTGAATACGGAACGGTGGATACCGCCCGTGTCATCACTGATCGTAATTCAGGTCGCTCAAAAGGCTTTGGATTTGTTGAAATGAGTAACGAATCAAAGGCACAGGAAGCTATTGAAGCCCTCAACGGAAAAGAACTGGAAGGCCGGGCACTCCGGGTGAATGAAGCCCGTCCCGCTTCCGATAACGATTCCCGGCGCAGGCGCTACTGA
- a CDS encoding mechanosensitive ion channel family protein → MEKLIQPLKDINWIDLGLEAVKVVLILVVAWIIIKIIKRSLRSVEKRMVETRMMEGEIATDSSKRVQTLMNLTSQGVTILLWAVVVLMVLTQIGVEIGPLLAGAGIFGLAVGFGAQNLVKDVISGFFMILEDQIRVGDVAILNGTGGLVEKMNFRVTVLRDLSGTVHVFPNGSITTLSNMTNEWSAYVFNVGVAYKENTDKVTEVIREVLDGLKKDEFYGSSILETEIFGVDGLGDSAVTIKGRIKTIPLKQWAVGREFLRRVKLEFDARDIEIPYPHQTLYFGETSKPFELQIMEKFSRENKGVDH, encoded by the coding sequence ATGGAAAAATTGATCCAACCCCTGAAAGATATCAATTGGATTGATTTGGGTTTAGAAGCTGTAAAAGTTGTCTTAATTCTGGTTGTTGCCTGGATTATCATTAAAATCATCAAACGATCCCTGAGAAGCGTGGAAAAGCGTATGGTTGAAACCCGCATGATGGAAGGGGAAATTGCTACAGATTCCAGCAAACGAGTCCAAACTCTGATGAATTTGACCAGTCAGGGTGTGACTATTTTATTATGGGCTGTGGTGGTTCTTATGGTTTTAACCCAAATCGGTGTGGAGATTGGTCCGTTACTTGCCGGCGCCGGAATTTTCGGTTTAGCCGTAGGTTTTGGTGCACAGAACCTGGTAAAGGATGTGATATCCGGTTTTTTCATGATTCTTGAGGATCAAATCCGCGTAGGAGATGTGGCGATCCTGAACGGGACCGGCGGACTTGTGGAAAAGATGAATTTCCGGGTGACGGTTTTACGAGACCTTTCCGGAACGGTTCATGTTTTTCCGAACGGAAGTATAACGACCCTGAGCAATATGACCAATGAATGGTCAGCCTATGTGTTTAATGTGGGCGTTGCTTACAAGGAAAATACTGATAAAGTAACAGAGGTGATTCGGGAAGTTTTGGACGGCCTGAAAAAAGATGAATTTTATGGCTCCAGTATCCTGGAAACGGAGATTTTCGGTGTGGACGGACTGGGAGATTCGGCGGTTACAATTAAAGGCCGGATCAAAACCATTCCCCTGAAACAATGGGCAGTCGGCCGGGAATTTCTCCGCCGTGTCAAACTGGAATTTGATGCTCGTGATATTGAAATCCCTTATCCTCATCAAACGCTCTATTTCGGTGAAACCAGTAAACCCTTTGAACTTCAGATTATGGAAAAATTTTCCCGGGAAAACAAAGGTGTTGACCACTAA
- a CDS encoding dephospho-CoA kinase, whose amino-acid sequence MIFLGLTGGLGAGKSTVAAFFKEWGADVYDADSIAKEIIRSDDTVKDKIRILFGKDIYPSKNDFNKALLAERAFASRENQEMLNTLIHPLVKERIGEIYRAAAKKNPALLVIEASMLFEAGSENLYDAILVVTAPKSYRVERAMQRGILSREQILFRMSLQMPEKEKIRRANYIIHNDGSIKELKAKAGVLYSKLVETE is encoded by the coding sequence ATGATTTTCCTTGGGCTTACGGGTGGACTTGGAGCGGGAAAATCGACTGTCGCCGCTTTCTTTAAAGAATGGGGGGCCGATGTGTATGATGCCGATTCCATTGCAAAAGAAATCATCCGCAGCGACGACACCGTGAAAGATAAAATCCGCATTCTTTTTGGCAAGGATATCTACCCTTCAAAGAATGATTTCAACAAAGCCCTTCTGGCGGAAAGGGCCTTTGCATCCCGGGAAAACCAGGAAATGCTCAATACTCTGATCCACCCCCTTGTGAAGGAAAGAATCGGTGAAATTTACCGGGCCGCCGCGAAAAAAAATCCGGCTCTTCTGGTCATCGAAGCAAGCATGCTCTTTGAAGCAGGTTCTGAAAACTTGTATGATGCCATCCTCGTGGTCACTGCACCCAAATCATATCGGGTTGAAAGGGCCATGCAACGTGGGATCCTCAGCAGAGAACAGATTCTTTTCAGAATGTCACTTCAAATGCCGGAAAAAGAAAAGATCCGCCGTGCAAACTATATAATCCACAATGACGGATCGATAAAAGAGCTCAAGGCAAAAGCCGGAGTCTTGTATTCCAAACTCGTTGAAACAGAGTAA
- a CDS encoding adenylate kinase, with protein sequence MRLVFLGAPGSGKGTQADILKEQLSLIKLSTGDLLRAETEKQSTLGKKAAAYMNRGMLVPDNIMIDILEKKVSEFEKAGKGYILDGFPRTLPQAKALDIMLTKIQAPLDAAILIDVPEEELLRRLTSRWTCRNCAATPSFPGGKPDNAVCPNCGSTDLFQREDDKRETILKRFDVYRKNTYPLIDYYEKNGLLRRVSGEGEIEAITKRLESVLNTL encoded by the coding sequence ATGAGACTTGTATTTCTTGGAGCACCCGGATCCGGAAAGGGCACCCAGGCAGATATTTTAAAAGAGCAGTTATCACTGATTAAACTTTCCACCGGTGATCTTTTAAGGGCCGAAACAGAAAAACAAAGCACTCTGGGAAAAAAAGCAGCCGCTTATATGAATCGGGGCATGCTGGTTCCGGACAACATTATGATAGATATCCTGGAAAAAAAGGTAAGTGAATTTGAAAAAGCGGGAAAGGGGTATATTTTGGACGGATTCCCCCGGACACTCCCCCAGGCCAAAGCACTGGATATCATGCTGACAAAAATTCAGGCACCTCTGGACGCAGCCATCCTGATTGATGTCCCCGAAGAGGAGCTGCTTCGCCGTTTGACCAGCCGTTGGACATGCAGGAACTGCGCCGCAACCCCCTCTTTCCCGGGCGGGAAGCCGGATAATGCTGTTTGCCCGAATTGCGGCAGCACGGACTTATTTCAGCGGGAAGATGATAAACGGGAAACCATTCTTAAGCGATTTGATGTTTATCGGAAAAACACCTATCCCCTGATAGATTATTATGAGAAAAACGGGCTTTTACGCCGGGTTTCCGGTGAGGGAGAGATTGAAGCAATTACAAAACGGCTGGAAAGTGTTTTGAATACATTATGA
- a CDS encoding SPW repeat protein, with amino-acid sequence MWQAWVNVILGLWLVVSGFIPGVQVNWNMIIAGILIALLGFTASKKWPAIVAGILGIWIFISGLFPSLIVQINFIIAGLAVLILSLILALQKTPGETKTTA; translated from the coding sequence ATGTGGCAAGCATGGGTTAATGTGATTCTTGGATTATGGCTTGTGGTTTCCGGTTTTATACCTGGTGTACAGGTAAACTGGAATATGATCATTGCAGGAATACTGATAGCGTTGCTCGGATTTACCGCTTCAAAAAAATGGCCGGCGATTGTCGCTGGAATCTTGGGAATCTGGATTTTTATCAGCGGACTGTTCCCATCACTGATAGTACAAATCAACTTCATTATTGCCGGGCTTGCCGTCCTGATTCTATCCCTTATTCTTGCCCTTCAAAAAACACCTGGAGAAACCAAAACCACAGCATAA
- the tpx gene encoding thiol peroxidase — protein sequence MAQITLKGNPIHTHGNLPRENDKAPDFLLTTTDLKDVSLKDFKKKTLLLNIFPGLDTDVCAMSVRRFNTLAVKLKNTRILCISKDLPFAHKRFCTVEGINNVISLSELRNGDFGKDYGVRIEDGPMAGLLARSVLIINPDGVIVYRELVPEITREPDYHAALKALETY from the coding sequence ATGGCGCAAATTACATTAAAAGGCAATCCCATACATACACATGGAAATCTTCCCCGTGAAAATGATAAAGCTCCGGATTTTCTTCTCACCACAACGGATCTGAAAGATGTTTCACTGAAAGATTTCAAAAAGAAAACCCTTTTGCTGAATATTTTCCCCGGCCTGGATACGGACGTATGCGCGATGTCCGTCCGGCGCTTTAACACGCTGGCGGTAAAACTGAAAAACACCCGCATTTTATGTATTTCAAAGGATCTTCCCTTTGCCCATAAACGATTTTGTACTGTAGAAGGGATCAACAATGTGATATCCCTCAGTGAACTGCGGAATGGAGATTTCGGGAAAGATTACGGCGTGCGGATTGAAGACGGACCTATGGCGGGACTCCTGGCCCGCTCTGTGCTAATTATCAATCCCGATGGGGTCATTGTATACCGGGAACTGGTTCCTGAAATTACACGGGAACCGGATTATCATGCTGCTCTGAAAGCACTGGAGACATATTAA